TATAGGGAGGAAGAGCATAACAATTGTTAATAAATGCATCATTGGCCTATATATATACTGCATGGCGATTGAGCTGATGGGAAGTGGGTTTTGGTTTCCTTTGCACCAATCATATCTCCCTTACATTGATCAATAAGTGTGTAATGTTCATAGACACAGCACACTAGGTCCCAGACAAGCTTAAGATTGGACAGCACAGATTCACTGAGtcacaaaattatctttatagATGAGACAATCAGTCACCCGTTCTACAGGTGATCTGTAAGGCACTGTACTGTGTGAATCAAATGCACGGTAGTCTTGCACAAACTATAGATTGCAAAGAGaatattaaaatactgtttgctGACCAACCACCCTCCCTCTGTAGGAGAGCTGAGGACACATGTAGTGAGGGCAACAGGGTGTACAATTGTGTAGCCAACTACACCACCTTTaagattaattcattattttatttttatctggcACTGGAGTTATGGTAAAACAATGGAAGTTAATCTTTAACAAATCAAAcaccagggaataaaaggacaagggattgaaaatgaaaaaatataaaagattcaaatattaaaactattaaaataaattaagtcaATTAAGTTTATTTTAGAATGTTTCAATGGAAAGgctcaaacatttaaaaaaagttgaatttcttcttcttcttcttcttcttcttcttcttcttcttcttcttcttctatacagctctggaacaaatgAAGAGACCGCTTAACATtgctgaacttggagtggtctcttcattttttccagagctgtatgtataaaataaaccagTGACTTAACATCATTAGACGTCTATTAGAAAGTgttcttatttttgtttcaatTAATATTACAGCTGTAGTTAGACCCTCTCACTcgtaaaaaaagagagaaacgaAACGTCATACAACATGCAAAGACATCCCCTGTCTTTGGGTGAAGATCTTAGTGACAGAGTTGAAGGTTGAAGTACAGGGGAGGAAAGGAATTTACTCATCATCGCCGGGTTTATGTATTTACTGTTACAGTTCATTGCATTTATATAAATTGTGCTTTTTAGACACAAGCAGCCAGACGAGGACCGAGACGTAGcgaatagacagacagacaacgaAACTTGAGTCGCCGCTGTGAgttataaagaaataaaataataactgtcTAAATTAATTCCCGTCATTGAAATGACTTAATGCTGTTGGTGTGATATAAATGAAAACAGCACATATTATAACTTATTTGGTACGCTTACACGTTTTTATCCGGTGTTTTATTGTGGTTTGCTGATGatacattattatgattaatggATTATTCTAAATAACTATTGTAATCATTTTATCCGTGGGACGCAGGAAGTGAGACGCTACCGTGTCGAGGTCGTCGGGTTCAATcgttcatgtgtgtgttttgtgcaaAAAGATGTTTTCCTTAAACCATTATAGTCTATTGCTCTTTGACACAAATGCTCAATTCAATTTGCTTAACTAAAAGTCGCAATGTTTGAGCATAGCCTATAGAAACCAGAGACACCATTAAAACGGTGTCTAAAATGAGTGAATAAAATAATCTACATACACTGATTCTCTGAAGAGCaaagggaaattaaaataaaaaggtaagaaagaCAAAACGAAAGAAGAAATGTAATTACAGCTGGCACAATTAAGTTAAAAAGTAAATCTTTCGCAGAGTAAAAATGTTCATTAGAAAGACAGGAAGTGTGTAGGTGTATAGCTTTTTATTAATAGAGAAACACGATGCAATACCGAAAGTGCTTTGAAGTTTTGACATGTCGCGTCTTCCCTCTCGGGCGTGAGAAGCGTCTACTTGAATTGACCTTTATTAGGGGTATTTTCGGTTCAAGTAAGTCGTGTGATAGAAACataagtttaattaattaactgatgTATCATTTCAGATGTCTTCAATAAGTTATTATTGAGCCAAGGCACTGTTGTGAGATGAACAAAGAAGGCAAGGGCATCTGCGGTCAGTCACTCTCCTGGCTCACTTACTCCCTCTACTGATGGCAGGCGGAATGACTTATTCAATTCCCCCCCGGGGGGGCAGAGTTCGTTTTGTTAATGCTGTAGCTCTTAATCCTGGTCTTGGGGGCTTAACCGTATTAACGATGAGTTTAGTGGGGTAATTAGGGAATGGAGACCTCGGTGTGGACCAAGACAGTGTCCCCCAGCACCAGGGTGGAGAAGCCCTGAATACACTATTTCTCTGCTGTGGCTCTGGCAGAGAGGGGGTTAATGACGCCTCTTCAGAAACTCCACATTTCAGGTTGTAGTGTTTCCACCTGATGAAGGTGGGATCAGACATTCTCATTCTCACTGTTCTCCATTCTCCCACAGAGCTCCCAGCACAATGGCCCAGTGTGTTGTCCTGGTCTGGATTCTCACAGTGTGGCTTGATAGTACAGGTAGGTGCTCTCTAGgtgcttctttctttctttatttgtgtgtttggttgtttttgtaaaacatttcctCTGTTCTATGAGAAAGCAAGAGAAAAGGGaaactgtgtctctcagtctccGCAGCtcgtgtctcagtgtcagttgGAGACTCTGTCACTCTGCCCTGTAATGGGTCAGCCTGCAGAGAAATTCCTGAGGAGCAGCTATACATTGTGTGggagacagaaaaacagcaaGTCTGTGAGGTCAGTGGAGGGAGACTCAACACCAGCATCGGCTTTGAGAACAGAGCTGAGATTCCCTTGGAGAGGATCAGACAGGGGGACTTCTCCCTGACCATTAACCACACACTGTTCACTGATGAAGAGATGTATGAGTGTCGCTGTCtgggagagaagaaaaatatgtttttcattggaAATGTTCATCTCATCATCACAAGTAAGAGTCTGAACTTTTAATATTAGTAAAGCAATCTTTAAACTTCCTGTCATTTACAGCCTCGTCCTATTCCCTCCCTCCGCAGGCCATGAGGAGAGCAGCTCTGTCTCCTATGGGCAGCCCCTGAGCCTCCGTCTGTACAGCAGGGCAGCTGTGACAGTGTGGTTTAACCCTGCGGGCGCTGGAGCCTCTCTCccagtgtgtgctgtagagggcggcaccgtgacccctgaccctgcCTATGTGCCTCGAGTCTCAGGGCAGGAGCAGGAGGTCACACTGTCTGCACTGAACTTCACTGACCAGGGCTCCTACACAGTGCTGGACTCCCAGAGCAGGACCATCAGCACTGTGAACGTCACTGTGACAGGTAGGACAGGGGCCGGGCTCTACTGGAGATCAGGGCTGTGATGAGAGACAGGACTCGGGCTGATGTTCTCCTGTTTCATCCTCTCAGCTCACAGAGACGCCCTCACCCTGCCGTCTGGAGCCTCGCTGTCTCTCCCGCTCTACTCTCCTGGGCCGGTGGaggtgctgtttgctgctgcagaAGAGGGagcctgtgtctcagtgtgctctGTGGAGAGGGGCGCAGCGAGCCGCCCTGGCCCCGGGTACGAGCACAGAGTGTCGGTGCAGAACGGCTCTCTGACCCTGCGATCACTCACAGCAGCTGACCAGGGAAACTACACAGTGAGGGAGTCTGGGAACAACCGCACCATCAGCACCATCTCTGTGTCTGCAGAGGGTAAGTGTCCCTATAATAACACTGTTATACACTGTATGGGTGTGTCTCAACTCTGGTCCTTGGGGCACACTGACCTGATTTTAGTTCCAACCAAACTCTCACTTAATTGaactttttacattattttttggaCAGTTCAATATAAAATGATAAGACTTAAATTCACCAACATTTTGTAAGTTGAGCAAATGTAATGGTCAACTTATTCAATTAAGAGCCAGCAGGACCATGCGTCCCTGGGGCCAGGGTTCATTAGTGTCCCTGATCCAAAGCACCAAGACCGTAGCCAGtgttcaaagaaaataaaaatgaaaggaatTAGAGTAATTGGGTAATTTGAGATCTTGGATGGAACAAACAGCAGCAGGACTGTGAGCCCCAGACCCGGTCTGAGAAGAACTGCACTGTGTGACCAAACAACACTGGGACTGGAGTCCAGACTGAGGGCCCTGACATCAGTGCAGAAATGTGCTGAATGGACCTCTGTGCTGCTGTCCCACTGAGAGACCTCTACTGCAATACCCACAAGTGACCAAATTCATTTTACTGCTTTGTTGTTTCTCTTCTAGAATCAGTGTTCCTGGTTGGCCTGGTCGCAGGGATCTTAGTACCGATCTTAGTGCTGATCTCAGTGCTGGGACTCGCTCTGCTCTTCTGGCACAGACGGCGGCATCACAATAAAGACCTGGCCCAGGAGGGCACAGAGAGCTCCCCATGATATGGAGCGGACACACCTCGTCAATAGCCAATGGGAACGGGAGTGTGATGGGGAGGGAACGCACAGTGTAGATTATGTTTGtgccgtgtgtgtgtatttccccATACGGAAatgaaatatattgcaatatattatatacactcacctaaaggattattaggaacacctgttcaatttctcattaatgcaattatctaaccaaccaatcacatggcagttgcttcaatgcatttaggggtgtggtcctggtcaagacaatctcctgaactccaaactgaatgtctgaatgggaaagaaaggtgatttaagcaattttgagcgtggcatggttgttggtgccagacaggccggtctgagtatttcacaatctgctcagttactgggattttcacgcacaaccatttctagggtttacaaagaatggtgtgaaaagggaaaaacatccagtatgcggcagtcctgtgggcgaaaatgccttgttgatgctagaggtcagaggagaatgggccgactgattcaagctgatagaagagcaactttgactgaaataaccactcgttacaaccgaggtatgcagcaaagcatttgtgaagccacaacacgtacaaccttgaggcggatgggctacaacagcagaagaccccaccgggtaccactcatctccactacaaataggaaaaagaggctacaatttgcacaagctcaccaaaattggaaagttgaagactggaaaaatgttgcctggtctgatgagtctcgatttctgttgagacattcagatggtagagtcagaatttggcgtaaacagaatgagaacatggatccatcatgccttgttaccactgtgcaggctggtggtggtggtgtaatggtgtgggggatgttttcttggcacactttaggccccttagtgccaattgggcatcgtttaaatgccatggcctacctgagcattgtttctgaccatgtccatccctttaggaccaccatgtacccatcctctgatggctacttccagcaggataatgcaccatgtcacaaaggtggaatcatttcaaattggtttcttgaacatgacaatgagttcactgtactaaactggcccccacagtcaccagatctcaacccaatagagcatctttgggatgtggtggaacgggagcttcgtgccctggatgtgcatcccacaaatctccatcaactgcaagatgctatcctatcaatatgggccaacatttctaaagaatgctttcagcaccttgttgaatcaatgccacgtagaattaaggcagttctgaaggcgaaagggggtcaaacacagtattagtatggtgttcctaataatcctttaggtgagtgtaaatatgTGGACATATCATtgaatataatgtaaaatatattcagttcaaaatacatttgcctaaattatatctaaaatacatttaagaaaatatttacattaatatatttcacctaatgtattatttccaatttcaataatacatatctaacattgcattgtacagtgaaATGCCTGAGTCTCAAACTCAGTTGTTGGAGGTATGTATCACATAACTCAAAAGATTTCATATGTAACTACCCTAGTTAGGCTGGGCTCAACTAGGCTTGGGCTTTAGACAGGGGTTGCCAATATCTGCAACTCTACAGACCTGTATCTGTCTTAACTCAGTCCAATCAACTGGAATATTCACTACTGCTCTCTAGTCTAGGCTcaatcaatttgaaataatacaacacattttaaactaaaTTAGTGAATAATGCTTAAATTAAGGATGCCAAAACTTCAGTCTCTCCTGTATATAtaccagtatatatttttaatctaataacatttttacattattaaaatgttacataTTCCTAATATATGACACCTGTCTATCTACCCAACTGtacatctatttatctatctataatgagtTTCAGTCGTACAGGCACTGATTTGACGTGATATGCTCTGCTGTGAATCAAGTGTGAAACACTTGACACTCGGATCTGATTGGAGGAGAGATGGGAGCGGGGTGTGTGACGCAAGACGGAGGCGGAGAGACGGTCTTAATGAGGTGCGCTGGGAATTGGAGATTGGGACACAAACAGTGCAATGTTTCCTTTTTGATTTGTGGCAGTTGGTCTAAAAGAAGAGATTTCAGatggacaaaaatgaaaaaacttgTTGCTGACGTGGGATTTTGGGATTGAATGCCGGCGCCAGTTGTTTCGGGACCAGCGTTTCCACTGAAACCATAGAAAGACGCCGATGGAGACTCGAACAGGTATGAGACATGAAATCCAGTGTTTCCTATGTGTGTGTAACTCgggactgtttttgttttgcgctTACAGTTATTCTTGTACAGGTGATCAAATAGCTTCTGATGAAGAAACCATGTCTATCCAACattagctttttttattttttcctccctaGTGATTTGTCTGTGAACCAAATCAGGGTAAAaagcaaagttttgatttgtctAGTGCAGGGGTATttaaccggtcctggagtaccccctgccatTGCTTTGTTTGCTCAATCaaggattcaattaaacaattaagacctcagttggaacaaaaaccagcagggcagtgggttctccaggaccggtttgaaaacccctggtctAGTGCAAGTGTCAATATTTGATTTGTGTAAACatcacatacattattttgatcGGTCACCGTGAACCCTAGGGCTTAGTTTCTGTTAAGAATTTAATTCTctccttactaatttattttcatagaAGCGACCAAAGAAATGTCTGGGGACTAAACAAGGGGACATCAGGAAGGCTCAACGGAAAAATCAATGACCTTTGTCACCTGCtgaaggagaaagagaggaCACAGCCCTTCATCTGACACTGTATTTCAGTGTAAATGGCCCCGGGCAGAGGCGCTCATGTGCCGCTTTTTACAATTGCATATGTTTAGAGTTTccactggactgtgtgtgtctaGAAGTCCTCTGTATATTGCAGAAATCCATTCGCcttttacaagtatataaataattttatatttttgctcGATTTAGTTGTCCTTGTTAAGTTGTAGTTTTTAGCAAAAGCTATATAGTGCTGTGACGAGATACAttcagaaaacagtgctgaatacaAGGCAGTGAAGACGTCTGTGCAGCCAGATCCATCACAATGCCGCGCAGCTGACCCTGAAGCacaggggtctccaaccctggtcctggagagcccctatccagcaggttttagaggTCACCCTTCTATTGCCATTTTATAAACACCTTGAAGTATTTCAGTCTGATCAGTGATGCTTTGGTTTGGTAAATTTAGTAGTTTAGAAACCATTGAAGCAATtatctccttcctccagagccgctccttctcatccctggcaactaaatggtggaacgacctgcccactgaagatGCATCTCttctgacagtacttgtaatattagtccttttatcactgctagatagcactttacagttttattatgcttctcgcgttcttgattgttttcctccttgctccctttcccgtagccctagtctgtaaccctacatcttgacagcacttagctttcaccgtccaggatgtaggaagtcacttactgtacttgtgtaaattgtaaattggaatttgtaaaatgtattattttgaattgctgttttagctaaattgaatttataatgattgatgccttgtacttcactgtatttttgcactttgttcgcacttatgttgtaagttgccctggataagggcgtctgccaagaaataaaaataataataataatcagaatacCTGCAGCCTCTTAGCAAGAGCTCCCTTGGTTGAtgtgcttaattgattaataaatcACATGTGTTCCTAGTATTGTaacatgttaaaatatattttgaagtttttataatatatttataatcatatattttgaaaaatatatcaatatacaaaaatgtatttgacatattttaaaatacattgcaatatattacaagatattgtaatatattttccaggAAGATATTGTAAcagatattttaatatattttttccaataacatttataatattaaaaaaatgtattagcagaattaaaaacaaacaaatcacctgggccagatagtatatttccaacagtacttaaagaaataagGGAAATTATTTCTAGGCCGCTAactaaatattccaaatgacacatagaacaggggatgtgccaactgactggaagacagcaaatgtcaaaccaatccacaagaaaggggac
This Amia ocellicauda isolate fAmiCal2 chromosome 15, fAmiCal2.hap1, whole genome shotgun sequence DNA region includes the following protein-coding sequences:
- the LOC136771735 gene encoding uncharacterized protein LOC136771735; amino-acid sequence: MAQCVVLVWILTVWLDSTVSAARVSVSVGDSVTLPCNGSACREIPEEQLYIVWETEKQQVCEVSGGRLNTSIGFENRAEIPLERIRQGDFSLTINHTLFTDEEMYECRCLGEKKNMFFIGNVHLIITSHEESSSVSYGQPLSLRLYSRAAVTVWFNPAGAGASLPVCAVEGGTVTPDPAYVPRVSGQEQEVTLSALNFTDQGSYTVLDSQSRTISTVNVTVTAHRDALTLPSGASLSLPLYSPGPVEVLFAAAEEGACVSVCSVERGAASRPGPGYEHRVSVQNGSLTLRSLTAADQGNYTVRESGNNRTISTISVSAEESVFLVGLVAGILVPILVLISVLGLALLFWHRRRHHNKDLAQEGTESSP